The Candidatus Dormiibacterota bacterium DNA segment TCGCGCCCGATGCAGATGCAGCGCAGGTAGTCCGACCAGTCAATAAACTCCTGCAAGATCATCGTCTTCTGCCCGGAGGTGTCGTAGGCGCCGATCAGCTCCTCGATCGAATGGACGAAGTGGACGTCCTTCCAGCCGCCCCCGGTGTTCGGCTTGAGCACCGCCGGCAGGCCAGTGTAGGCGACCAGTCGCTCCCAATCGAGCGGATACTTCAGGTTGCGCAATGACTTCTCGTGATCAATTTCGGGGATATAGTCCCGGTTGGGCAGCGCCACTGTCCTCGGCACGGCGACCCCGAGCTTGCGGGCCAGCGTACATTCGAAGAACTTCTCGTCGGCCTGCCACCAGAAAGGGTCGTTGATCACCACGGTCCCGAGCAGCGCGGCACTCTTGAGATAGGCGCGGTAATAGGGCACCTCGTGCGAGATCCGGTCGACGATGACGGCGTAGGCAGGCTCCTCCAGCTCGCCGTTCCCGCCCAGGCTGACGAGCTCGGCGCTGATCCCGTCCGCTTTGCCGGCGCGGTTCACCGACTCCAGGAAGGGTTGCGGAAAGGTGTTCTCGCTCCCGACCAGCAACCCCACCGTCTTCGACCGCGGTGCGCTAGACATAGCGGCGCATCATCTCCATCCAGTACGGCCAGTCGTGTGACCCGCCCGGCCAGATATCGAGCCAAACGTCGATCGCCTTCTCCCGCAAGAGCGTGCCGACCCGCACCGACTCGGTCACATACGCGTCCTGCTCGCCGCTCGCGATCACCTTTTTCGTGAAGCCGCGGACCGGTCGGAGGTACTTCTCGTCCGTAAGACCAGGCAGGAACGCCAGTGGATTGGTGAAGTAGACGTCATCGTCGAAGTAGCCGTCCAGCCAGTGCCTGGCGTCGTAGGCACCAGAGAGCGCGACGAAGCCGCTCAGCCGGTCAGGATGACGGAGCGCCAGCAGCACGGCGTGGAACGCACCAAAGGAAGTTCCCACCGCCACGGGCGGCTGGCCCATCAGCGGCAGTACTTCTTGGAGCAGGTAGCGCTCGTACTGGAGGTGCCTCAGGACGCGCTCGCGGGCCGCGACGCTGTGCGCATACCAGGACTCTGAGTCGATGCTGTCGACGCACCAGAGCTGGATGAAGCCCGCGTCCAGCTTGTCCCGGAGGGCGCCGACCATGCCAAAGTCCTCCCACTGGTAGAAGCGCCCCTGCGATGTCGGGAAGACCAAGAGTGGGAGACCGGACGTGCCGAAGCGGAGGGCCTCCATCTCCCGGCCCAGGGATGGGCTCCACGCGCGCACGTACTCCCGCACTGCCCGCTCCTTGTTAACGAGAGTGTAGCCGGTGTGTGGCGGTTCTCTGTACCACGCCCCAGCGGGCGATATGGCGATAAGTCCGATCGGCAGGCATACTGATCCCGCCATGAAAGCCGTCGCGGAGTCCAGCCGATTCGCCCAGATCATCGCCATCGGCCCAAACTAGATGGAAAGACATCCTCTGATGCATCCGCGGAACCGTCGCCGAGGGCGCCTCGGGATGCTTCGGCACCTGGGTCCAGGCCTGGTTACGGGAGCCGCGGACGACGATCCGTCAGGTATCGGCACCTACTCGCAGCTCGGCGCTCAGTTCGGCCTGGCGATGCTGTGGACGGTCCCTTTATCCCTCCCGCTGGCCGCCGCGGTCGAAGAACTCGCCGGTCGTCTCGGGCTCGCCGGGGGAGAGGGTCTCGCTTCCCTGATCAAGAAGAATTTCCCTCGACCGGTCCTGTATGTGGCCGCCTTGCTTGTGACCGGGGCCAATACCTTCAATATCGGGGCCGACCTGGGTTCCATGGTCGCGTCCCTCCAGTTGGTGATCCGAATCCCGTTCCTGCCTTTCCTCATCACCATCACATCCGTCATGCTCGTCCTCGAGGTCTTCGTTCAGTATCACCAATACGCGCGATTTCTCAGATTCCTGACCCTATCGCTATTTGCCTACATCGGCGTCCTTGCTGTTGTCCATGTGGATTGGTTGGCCGTCGCTACCAACCTGGTCATTCCCCATGTCGCCGCCAAAAAGGAATACCTCGCCGGCTTGGTGGCCATCTTTGGAACCACCATCTCGCCGTATTTGATGTTCTGGCAATGCAGCGCGGAGACCGAAGAAACCGCCGATCGCAAGGGCCGCCGCCGGCGGGTGAGTCATCTGGAAATCCTCGGCATGCGGGTCGACGTCATCGCTGGGATGGCGGCCGCTGTGGTCATCATGTTTGCGATCCTTGTCGTCGCCGCGTCCACGCTCGGCGCGCACGGCGTCACCAACATTGGGACGGCTGATCAGGCAGCCCGGGCGCTGAAACCCCTCGCCGGTGATTTTGCGGGGCTGCTCTTCGCCCTGGGCATCGTAGGCACCGGGGCCCTTGCCGTCCCGGTGCTTGCGGGATCCACTGGCTACGCGCTGGCGGAGACGTTCGCCTGGCATGAGGGGCTCTCCAAGAGCTTTCTCGAGGCGCGCGGCTTCTACCTTGTCATCATCGGCTCAATGTTCGTCGGGCTCGTGATGAACACGCTGGGCCTCAACCCGATAAAGGCGTTGGTCTACTCCGCCCTTCTAAACGGGCTTGCCTCGCCGCCGCTGATCCTTCTCATGCTCATTCTTGGCAACAAGCAGCGGGCCGTCCATCGCTACCGCAGCGGCTGGGTGTCGAACGCCCTCGTCGGTTTCGCCTGCCTATTGATGACCGTGCTGCCGATCGCCTACCTACTTGCCAAATGACGTTTGATTATGGGTGAGCGAAGCCGACGATGCCGGACACGAGGAGCCATGCTGCCACGAGCGTCGCGGCTCCCCAGCCGATGCCATGGGCGAGGCCGTGGCGACGACGATGGATCGCATGGCGGCGGTCAGCGAGCGATACCGTCCCGCTCGCCGGGACGATGTGCCTGAAGCCGATCACGTGACTCCTCCAAATCCCCCAGCCAAGTCGGTTGCCAGAAAACTGCTGCCGCAACCGAAGGGCCGATCCTCATCGATCGGCCTTTCGGTTTGTCAAAGGTCGACGCGCTAGCCTACGCCCGTCCCCAGCTGTGGCCGCGGCCAGTCCCAACGCGGCCCGCCACGAGGCTGAACACGACAACCACGATGATTGCGCCGAGGATGGCTGAGACGATCGGCAGCCCCTCGATTGATAGCGTCGGCAGGATGACGAGGTGAAAGACGTCCACCATCAGCCAGGCTCCCACAAAGCCGGCCACGGCCGCCCCGATCCAACCGAAAGGCAGGGCGCTGTGAACCACGCGCTCGGCAATCAGGCCGCATACGGTGCCGACCACGAGAAGGACGATGAGATGCAGCAGGGTCATGTTTGCCTCCTAGGAAACGCCGATTTCGCGTCTCCACGTCTTGGTATTACTGACGCGTTGTCAAGCGGCTTCGGTGCGACGCGTCCGAGTCATCATCCGAATCAGGGAGACGATGCCCCAGCCGATCAGCGAGTAGATCGCAATCGCTACCAGCGACTCCGGCTCCAGGACCGAACGTCCCTGGACGGCCGTGTTGAAGATTCCGTGGAACGGGGCCACCAGCGGCTGGGTGATGTCATACATGAACGTCACGAAGCCGGACACGGTCGAGCCTCCGAGTAGTTTCAACACGAAGCGAATCGCCAGCAGGATGTCGACGAACCCGACGATCCACCAGATGACCGGGGTTACGCGATCGGTGTAGTTGCCGTCGTGGATGGATGTCACGGAGGTCCGCGAAACGCTCGCCTCGCCGACCGCCGGCGCCGACGCCACTACAGGGGTGGCAGCTTGAGCCGCAGTCTCCTTGTGAACGACCTCCTGGTCAAGTACCGTTGCCATGGATTCCTCAAACAGTGGATGGTGCGCAGATTTTTGTGCGCGGGCGCACCATGAATGCTTGATAGCAATATAGCACATTTTGGTGTCAATAGTAATGGGCTTATTTGCTGGTATTCCGTTAGCACCGGGGAAGGCCGCGGCAAGCGGGTGGAGCGAGGGTTTGGGCGGTCTGGTTGTGAACCCAAGAGGCCTCGGGGAAGCAGGGAGCGATCGTCAGGCGGCCGCGCGGCGCGGCTCGGCGGCGGCGAACCCGAAGGAGGCAAGGACGGCACCGGTCGCGAGGTGAGCGGCCCCTACCTGATGCCGGGAAGGGCCTGGGCGGTGAGGGCGATGCCGGCGACAGCGACCACTGCGGCGCTGGCGACGGGGATGAGGGAGGCAGCACGGCTAATGCCATGCAAGGAGAAGGCCGGCCGGACACGGCTCAACAGCGCGGTGCCACTCGCCACGGCGATGCCGATTCCCGACAGGACGATCGCCAGGCCGACGCTGTAGGCAAGGATCAGCAACATCCCGAAGGCGACCCGGTGCAGGGATAGCGCGGAGAGCAGGACGACCAGGGCGGTGGGACACGGGATCAGCCCACCGGTGATCCCGAGCATGACCACGTTGCGTCGGGTCAGCCCGGTCTTCCCCGATCCATGGACGTGGCCTTGGCCGTGGTCATGGCCGTGGCTGTGAAAGGCCGTGCGTGTGCGGGTGAGGACCAGCGCGGCGCCGATCACCAGGATCGAGACCCCGGAGAACAGCGTGAGCCAGGGATACAGCCGCTCCGGGGTGACGATGTTCGCCGCATAGAGCGTGACGAGGCCAAGGGCGAAGACGCCGGCGGTATGGGTGACGGTGATGGTCAGGCCGAGGACCAACGCATGGCGCGTGCTGCCCTGCGTGCCGACGAGGTAGCCGGCCATCACCGCTTTGCCGTGCCCGGGCGACAGGGCATGCAACCCTCCCAGCACGATGGCGACCAAGAGTGAGAAGCCGAGCAAGGGCAGCGACAGGTCTTTGGGCACGATCAGCGCCGCAAACCGGTCCGGGACCAAACGAACGCCGCCCGCCTGCGAGACCGTCGTCGACTCGGCAGCGGCCGAAGCCCCGGGGATGAACCGAAAGCGCGCCTGCGTGACGTTCAACGGGCTGGTCAGCCTGTCCTGTGGATATTGGCGGAGCTCCTGACTGACGCTCCTGCTCGGGACGCTGGCGTTCTGAAGGCTGGCGGCGGAGGCCTGCACCACGATCTCTCTCCAGCCGAGCCGACCCGCGTAGTTGCCGTCACGATAGCTGGCCTCGTGGCTCCCGCCGGAGAGAGAGGCGCTGGTGAGATTGATCTCGAGTCGCATCACCTGCAAGCCGCCCTGACCGGCCAGGAGCTCGACCGAGTGATCGGCCACGGTCAGCTTCACCGGCTTGCCGTCGACCTGGAGCGAGAGACCGCGGGCAAGGTCGGCGATATGCCTGTCCAGGTAGCCCGAGTCGTCCTGGATGCGCTGTTTCTCTTGGAACGCCGGGATCTCGGCCAGGTCGAGCACGTAGTGCACCCCGACCTGGTCGCCGGCGAGTTGAATCCGGCTGTAGTGGTTGATCGTGAAGTTTCCGAGGGGATGGGCGAAGGCCGGGAGCGCAGCCGTGACCGAGATGACGGCCGCGCCCCCTAACGCGATCAGCCACCGAGTGGGAACCCTCATGTTTGGCCCAACGAGGCGAGGGTCTTCCGCGCCTCCTGACCGTGGATCACCGAGAAATAGGGGTTGATCTGCAGCGCCTTGCTGAGGTCGGCCCTTGCCTGACCCTTCATCCCGAGCTTGGCCTCGATCATGCCGGAGTGGAAGAAGAAGAGAGCGTCCAGCGTGCCGAGCCGGCGGGCTGCGCGCGATGCATCGAGCGCCTCGGAATCGTTTCCAATCTCATGCAAGGTCCACGCCAGTGAGTCGGCGGTGACGACGTTGGGACGGTCGCGCATCGCGCGGCGGGCGGCGGCGAGCGCCGCGGGGAGATTCCGTCGATGATCGGCGCTGAACAAGGCGAGTTCTTGGTCGAGATCGACGCCGTTGGCCTGGAAGAGGGCCTGCTCGGCCGCGGCCAGGTCGTAGGTCTCGCCGGCCCGCTTGCTGTTGTTCGACGCCCCGAAGACATCGCCCAGCGCGATGACGTATTGCGGAATCGGATAGATCT contains these protein-coding regions:
- a CDS encoding alpha/beta fold hydrolase; translated protein: MREYVRAWSPSLGREMEALRFGTSGLPLLVFPTSQGRFYQWEDFGMVGALRDKLDAGFIQLWCVDSIDSESWYAHSVAARERVLRHLQYERYLLQEVLPLMGQPPVAVGTSFGAFHAVLLALRHPDRLSGFVALSGAYDARHWLDGYFDDDVYFTNPLAFLPGLTDEKYLRPVRGFTKKVIASGEQDAYVTESVRVGTLLREKAIDVWLDIWPGGSHDWPYWMEMMRRYV
- a CDS encoding divalent metal cation transporter codes for the protein MLRHLGPGLVTGAADDDPSGIGTYSQLGAQFGLAMLWTVPLSLPLAAAVEELAGRLGLAGGEGLASLIKKNFPRPVLYVAALLVTGANTFNIGADLGSMVASLQLVIRIPFLPFLITITSVMLVLEVFVQYHQYARFLRFLTLSLFAYIGVLAVVHVDWLAVATNLVIPHVAAKKEYLAGLVAIFGTTISPYLMFWQCSAETEETADRKGRRRRVSHLEILGMRVDVIAGMAAAVVIMFAILVVAASTLGAHGVTNIGTADQAARALKPLAGDFAGLLFALGIVGTGALAVPVLAGSTGYALAETFAWHEGLSKSFLEARGFYLVIIGSMFVGLVMNTLGLNPIKALVYSALLNGLASPPLILLMLILGNKQRAVHRYRSGWVSNALVGFACLLMTVLPIAYLLAK
- a CDS encoding GlsB/YeaQ/YmgE family stress response membrane protein — translated: MTLLHLIVLLVVGTVCGLIAERVVHSALPFGWIGAAVAGFVGAWLMVDVFHLVILPTLSIEGLPIVSAILGAIIVVVVFSLVAGRVGTGRGHSWGRA